From the genome of Carassius gibelio isolate Cgi1373 ecotype wild population from Czech Republic chromosome A18, carGib1.2-hapl.c, whole genome shotgun sequence:
ATTTACCATAATCTAATAAAACATTATGACTGGCAGTACCTATACTGTATGATCACACAAGACTCCAGATAACCGGTGGAAGAGATGTATCCGAGCgagagatttattattattattattattattattattattattattattattattattattattattatcattttatttttattttttttattggactGTATTGTAATTCTATACTGATGAGGAGGATGGAGACTCCATCAGTAGAATGTAATAGAAAGTAGGGAGCAGGATGACACATCCTCATGCAGTCCAAAGTGAACTAAATAAAGAGGACGATGAATAGATTCCTGTGTGCCTAAAATCTCAATCACTGCATGAGCGAAATACATTCAAAAAGTTTTTTACCAGTGGTTCACTTTGAAATCAGCATGTGACGCTTTTCTAGTATAATTGTTTGCAGTTCCTAATCATCACATTCGGTCTCTAACTATGGATAGGCTGTTTTAATAGCTTTCTGTTACCCTACTGCTCACATTTCAATCAGATTCTTGGGGAAATTCATGCCAGAGgctgtatattatatattggaTCATTCAGAGGCCTGAAAAAATTTCCCTGACAAAATTTTTTTCCAATAGCTTTTTGAAATTGTTGGAAATTATTCCTTATTATGTTCTGCATACTGTTCCGTAAAGGAGCCTGATTGCGCTGGTTGTTTGAGACAAAGACAGCATGAAAACACACTCAAAGCCTTGTTTAGTCTTTTTATCAAAGAGCTTTACAAATGGCCACAATCAATGCACAGGATTTCAGCAAGGCAGCACTGATATTGTGCATGGGATTGTTCCGCAGTGAAAATCTTTTATACAAATGAAAGTGACCTCAATGCAGGACAGGATTCAGAGGAATCACATGAAACCGCAGCAGCACGTGTTTTTATGTCTGTACTTCACACGGAGTTATCTTTGCATCGCCTTTCCAGTGCGTGTTATTCATGGATCATTGCCACAGATGACATTTTGCAGTAGGCTTTGGCAAGGAGTCAGCTGTCACTCTCAAGAATGCTAACCTCTCTCCAGCCGCCGCTACCTGCTCCACACTTCCTCACACACACCAACAATTAGCTGCTCAAATCACTGCAGATGGACCTCTGCTAGCAATCCTGCTCACGCCGCCGTTCACTGACTACCGTGCGGCACTGTCTGAGCAACCGGAAAGCAAACGGGTcgagaaaaacacacacagaatgagAAATATCCAGAATGACACAGAACATTTCTATTTTTGCACTCAAATGCCTTATTCAAAGCATTGAACATTATACATGCTACACTCACTATACGTATGTTATACTGAAGCTGTTATTTCTAAACAAGATATTTAAGCATCACAGGTGTTGTGACACATCAGAAGGTATTACATCCATTTGCAGCTTTATTGAGAATTGCCAGACAATACAGGGTCAGATACCAGCAAAGCAGAACAATGGAGACAAGGCTAAGACAGAACCTTAACCAGGCGAGAGATCAGGGCAGGcggcagacagacagagttcaGAGAAGGCAAGCAGAGAACAATCAGGGAATCGAGAAACAGTCCAAGGTCAATACACTAGACCACAAACACGGGTAATAACGCTAAAAAAATACAACCGGGGCAAAGCGTTTGGAgactgcttatatgtgtgtgtgggtaggtgtgtaaatgaggtgcaggtgtggatAGTGATGAGGTGTGATTGTAGTCAGGTGTGGTGTGAGTGATCAGTCACAGGTATGAGGGATGATGGGAAATGGAGTCTGATTAAGAGTTCATTAATATTCAGGGTTCACGGATCCCTCTGGTGGTCAGGAGAAGGCGGTACGGGAACCTCCTCTGTAACTACAGGAAGACGATGTCTGTTTTCCTGGATATCTGCAGGTGATCACAGTTGTGTTGATATATAAGAAACATGGTATTTGACCACAGTGATCACTAAATATCATCTAAACAGTCTTTAAAGAGGTTGTGCTGTTATTAATGGTTTTTATATAAACATCAACATTTGCCACCAGTTCTGtaaaaggctgaaaaaaaaaaaaaaaaaaaactgggagaTAGTCaatccacatttatttatttatttatttatttatttacctaccTCTCATTGGATTATATGTGTTCCATATAatgattattcattattttatgttttgtgcaatcacaaaatttatttatttatttatttatttatttatttatttatctgattGTGTTGAACCATGTTTGCATGCTTCATGTTTGCTGTGTCAttacttgtttgttttctttctttttatgcaTCAGTCTATTGCAgtgtaatttatttgaaacacatcTTTGAGTTTCATTCCAGAAGGaatctgtgataaaaaaaaaaaaaaaaaagaactcttgAATTCATGGCTCACCCATGTGCCAAAGACTTaattaatcagtgtttttaatcaaatcagatatgtttgaacaaatcatttgaatgaatgattcagtgagagtcacttgttgccacctactggtctAATGAAAGAGTTCCTGAAAAATGATCAATAATGCACACACCAACAGTCTATGTTCACTGATGGGGAACAAAGTAACTGGCCATATTGTATCCAAATATAAacttattataattgtatttatttatttttcacatattttcagAAAAGTAGCTTTGAAAGACCTGTTTGGTGTCGTGCTACCAGACATAATTCTCACTCTCCACATGTTGGCCACAATGTGCTGTTTTCCTCGAGCTATTGCTGGTGTATAATTTAGCTCCAGTGAGATGAGTGTCATCTGAAAGCACCGGAGTGGGAAGAGGAATCTTTTCCAAGCTGAATAATCCAGCTGCAATCTCTGCCATTATGAAGGCTGTGGCCAACAAAAGGATGTGATTTTTACCCTATAGACTGTAATTACTATTGCAGGTTCTCATTGTGCTTCTTCCGGTTAAAACGCAATGTGTCCCAACGCTAATGACTTCTTCTTGATGTGTTCATTCATCGTTTACACTTAGGCAATCTGTTTACCCAATAATTTACTCCATAGCCCACTCACTCTCTCTGCATCTCGGAGAAAAGGCGCAGGGATTACGGTTGATTATAGCTGCATCCAGCCCATCTGTGACCTAGAAAGGTTTCGGAGACCCTTTAAGCTTGCGCTGCTTTAGTTAAATTGCTTCAGGAGCCATTGTGGGGTGAGGGCATCGCCGAAACGAGCTCATTTGAATGATTTTGTTGACCCCGAGGACTGCCTGTTAGATTCTGCAGGAACGGAAGCGGCTGCTTAAATGATTACACAACGGACATTATCAGCGAAATGAgctgttttctgtttctgttagCAGTTTGTGTTGGGTTTCGAGGGGGAAGGTggaaaggtgaagtgtgtaatttgtacaatgttaaaatatattctcCTGCCCCAGTTAATTGTAGATGACAACCGACTGACACAGCAACGTTGCTCGATCAATGCACTGTAAAAGCCACCAGGGAAATTAACTAAATGAAATGAGTTGTTTCTCTTAAATGAAGTAGtacagaaaaatgtatattatgaaCAGTATAATTTGAAAaatctcctatatatatatatatatatatatataggtcaagTATGGGCTGCAAGACCTTAAGATTTTGCATGTTACTAAATTGCAGTGCTGGTTATTAACTAGTTATGTACCggcattagatttattttgtaattaaattatgtaacaCCGTTACTCCTCAGCACTGCAGTTTAGTAACATGCAACATATATAATCTTAAtgttgtgcaaaaaaataaaacctttaggAAACTTTATATTAAGAGCGTGCATCTGGCTCCTCCAGTGGCTCTGAAATGACAAACTTCACCTTTCATTTGGAGTTGGAAATACGTTTTTCTGACAGTGCACTTGTTCCTGTGAGGATGTGGTGCAGTtccaattaatattaaaatggcaTGAGACATAACGGACCTAATATTGATAAAATTATGCTCCTCTCTTGGATGACAGGGGTTTGCGAAATGTGCCTAACGGTGCCAGACTATCCATAAAACATTGATTGAATTAAATCCAGTAATTTAGTAAACAAAGCTATCTCATCCGCCCTTGGGCCAGCCATTCATCTTCCATCCTCAGCACCTCAGTGTGTGTTATTACGCTTCTACAGCCTTCATTCAGCGCACTTAACATCTAACAGCATAAGATACAGAAAGTCCACTGCTCGGACTATGACACCAGTGTTATTAACCTGAAACTAGGTGCATAGGCTCTAAACTAAGGTTTTATATTAATACTTGAAGGAAGTACAGTATAGATATTTTgttagctttgttttttttttttttttttttttttttttgtatgaattttTATATGTTtggaaggtttttttgttttttcagtacaAAAATCTACACAATCTTGAATCTAGATCTATTTACTAAAGAagtcaaatgaaaatgttttttgaaaaatggaacaaaattttgttcatttttgctCCAAAAAATAATCTTGACtctattacaatattattttccTTACCCCAtaaccagatattttttatatacattttgcagaaaacaagacttaatatattAAGTCATATATAACTTTTTGCAAGAAAATAGATCTAGAATAAATAATGTTTAGATGTTTGTGATGGAAATCAAGCAAAGAAAATCATTGAAAATcacgaaggctgcatttatttgatacagtaaaatgcagtaaaatttgAAACagtattacaatataaaagaatGTTTTCTACAGTATGTGAATTGATTGCTGGGATCAAATctgatattttcagcatcattactcgtattttaaatgttgaaaacagttttatagttttaaaaaatacTACTTTATTGATTATATTGCATGGTTTGTAGTTCTGATATTTGACTAGACAACGATAGACTGGTTAGGTCAACAGATGATGGGATATCATTAATAACCTGTCACTCAATAAAAcctaattgtcttttttttctgacctAATTTAGCTTTTGATTAGCGTAATGCATTTGACATCTCTTACTAAGGTTTCATTCATCCAGGACAAAATGTTAATCATTATTAATGTGGGTGGCAAAACATCTTCAAACAGTGTGAGGTACAGTAGGTCAAGTCATGACAAATTAATTCTATCTGATATGAAATTCAAGCAGTTCAAGCACTCAACAACCGGCATTCACAGCGTACGCTTAAATACAGTACTACACGTTCAGTCAGTGATTACAGATAGAGATGAGAAAAAGTGTCTCGAGCGGATCACGCAAACACAGGCCCTCCTCTGGCTTTGACTGCGGTGTAATCAGGGATTTAGGGCTCCTAATTGCTCCTTTGGAGTCATTGTGCTGGATAAATGAATTAGATTTTTAATCCTTCATGCCAGCAGGGCATATTCATCTGATCCATCTGTGTTTATGCCAAAAAGTGGCAAGAAAAACACACCTAAACCAAAGTCTGAAACATTTAGAGATATTGCTCCTGATttcctttgttgttatttgaatCGACAATGAACTGATTTCTGAAACTGCATAATGTATGTTTTCTGTCGTCGTTTTAGAGCAAAATTGACTTAGAATCATAAGAATCATAGACCTTAAGCTGACTCAAGTTTTCCCTCAAGgccacaaaaataactttatgtaGATCTTAACAAGACTGAAGGCTTCTTTTCCCAGTCCTGTGATGGGAAGGAAATCTACAGTTTATTTAGATAGCTGAcacactatttattttatttatttattttaaattgcacaaTTTTAGCATGGGCTGAtattatagtgttgtaatttttttgtccCATATCTGATTTATATCCGTCTTTATTGGATATCTATTGTCCATCCCATATTTACCCTATGTTTTATAGTTATCTTTGCCATCATCTAATATTCacttaaagttaatatttaaaagcaCTAATACTTTCATAATATTATAATCTTTAGTacatttctaaatgaatatccatttttcaaGCTGAGCATCTCTAAATACTGTTATGATGTGTAAACTCACTTGtaattttatttgtgttgttgtttattttttttttggacaaaataGTTATTGCCTTGCCTTTATTGGACAGAATTGTAAGTCTTTATAAATGGACACAATTTCCTTTAAGGTTTTTAATCAAGGTTTTTGCCTttgatgttattatttttattattattttaattagtccATCAGTATGGATTTTTAAAGAGAAAATATTTCGTGTGGACACTCAATTAAGGGGgaaagctgaaataaataaatatataacaccaGATGCGAGATAATCAAATATCACATCCCCAATGAAATTGACAAGTTCATAATCTAATTCATCAATATTAAaagtttttaacattattaaaactaCTTACTGAATGACTAATACCATCTTTTTCGTGGAAAACACTTCAAGTATTGCATCGAGTTCTCAGTTTTAATGCacatgtttgctttattttattttcaagatctGCTGTTGCTTTCATTATGGCTATAAATGTCACGCATGATGATATTCAAACTCACATTAGACACATTAAACATTGAATAAAGCACATGATCAACCCCTGAAGTTGTTGTTACAGCTTTGGCATTGaagaaatagaaatgttatttcaCGTCTCGGCTGgttacccttatgaaacaaaaatatattgcaatatattggaaaatatcatgtaatatattaggcatatattcttatatatatttatatttttccaatatattgcaatatattaaaagcggcaatcatttgtatattttgcaatatattatataatatatgtatcatcaatatattattaaatgtattcaaatatattaaatattagaaactaaaaagggaaaataatatattacaatatatcacaatatattttaagaaatatattggtaaatatattttcctttcgtaagggtagtGCAAATACTCTGACCAACAAGGAAAAGCTACCTTTATATCATTGGATGTGGTGTATATTTCCAACTTTTAATTGGGTCATGAAAGCCCACACTGGGAATGACAAAAATAAGTGTAGATAATTCACTTCATATGTTGACACTGGCTTCAAATATCTTGTTGGACAATCTTCAAGTCTTGAAGGTTTTAAACTCAATTCCATTTCTGTTCAAAcagtttaataaaatgaattatgatCCTAAGATCCTTTCTGCACTCTGCTTGGTTAATCCTGAGTTGACCAAAGTAAAATTAAACTGACCTGCAAGGTGATGCTAATGCATCTTTGATGATCAAGGACCACAAACTGATTATTtcatcactttctctctctctctctctgatgcagGTGGTGGGTCAGATCGACAAACTCACATCTGATTTCGACTTCGACCTGGAGCCCGATGACTGGACGGTGGCGACGGCGAGCAGCACGTCGAGCAGCGAGCGTGGTTTGGGTGAGGCCTTCAGACTGGACTTCCTCAGCCAGGACATGCTCTCCGACGGATGGGACTTCTGCAACTTCTTGGAGGCCTCCAACCGGAAAGCACACAGGGAGGAGACGAGCGAGGGCCAGGGGAGAACGTCATTGTCCACGCCGAGGCCCACCACCGCCAGTGTCTACTCACAGATGAATGGGGGTCTCCCGATCCCCAACGGACCTCGAATCATCACCCCGGACTCCTCCAGCGAGGAGGCGTCCAGCTCCACGCACAGCCAGAAAACCTCCCGCACATCCGGCACCAGAGAACGCGTACGCTTCAGCGACAAGATCCTCTACCACGCCTTGTGCTGTGACGACGacgaagatgaggaggaggacgaTAAAAGGGACTGTGGGACTCCGGACACGGACAGCGAGCCCAGTCCCCTGGCTTGCTCGCCAGTCCCGCCTCTATCCTCCTCTGAACTCCCGCCGGGGCTGTACAACTGCCGGGAAACAGCGTCTGCGGGTCCCTCACCCGTGAAGGTCCCGGTGGTGGGCTCTCACACGCTGCCCAGGAAAGGTCTTCTCAACCCGGGCTGCCGGAAAAAACTGTTACGGAACAGCAGCACACAGACGGTTTCGGATAAGAGCACTCAGACTGTACTGCCCTACGTCCCTGCCAAACAGAAAAACAAGGACCTCTGAGAGAACagacatatttacatatacaatACACCAACGAACTGAGACAGGATTACAAAGAACTGTGTACtgtttaatattaaatacatagctaatagataaaaaaaaatgaattaataaataaattatatatgggAAAATTTAAAGACTTGCTAAAGTCATTTTATGATTATTGCACATATTCAAAAGAGATTTTCTCATCCCTTCATACATTATGAGAGCTTGGTTTCCTTTGAGCGTTATTCCGTTCAGGATTTATTAAGATCGaggtatttaaagaaaaaaaagtttcaaacgcAGTTTTGCCACAAAACTAATACTACATATGTTccttaaagaagtctcttctgctcaccaagcctactttatttacacaaaaatacattaaaagcatgtttgtttgtttttttgcaatattattaacatttaaaatgaatgttttctactgtaatatattttaaaatgtaacttattcttGTGAAGcaaagcttattttatttatttatttttaaattttttgaaacagtgatacactactgttaaaaagtctgggaaaataaataaataaataaatagcttcaaatcaaagaatccaaaaatgtaaaataaaataaaacaatatgtatcatggtttccacaaaaatatgaagcagcaattATCAGGGAGATaatataatacttataattattttgatatttttctgttctcattttaattttaacgtTTTAgcaattctatatattttttttttgttgttgttttgttgtattgtgtttttttttttttttagttcattaggttaatatatatatatatatatatatatatatatatatatatatatatatatatatatatatatgtgtgtgtgtgtgtgtgtgtgtgtgtgtgtgtttaattactTTAGCACATTAagttaaaactaaatgaaaattgtgttgttgtttttttcagcaattaactaaaataaaatatgtttatttatttaattaattattaattagttattcattattcagtaaacatgtattgtattttaatgaaaatgtttttacgCTTTTATTTCTAGTTTTTAATTAACTGTAATAAATGTGGAAGCAGTATGGCTTTTTCCAACATTGAAtttaatcataaatgtttcttgagcagtaaatcatcatattattctgatttctgaagatcatgtgacactgaagactggaggaatgatgctgaaaatacagcggagcatcacagaaatacattacactttaacagatattgacgtagaaaacagctgatttaaatagtaataatattcagAATTTGTCCTGTATTTGTCATCAGACAGATGCAGCCCTGGAGAGCagaaagagacttctttcaaaaacattacactaTCTAAGTCTATACAGGTGTAAGTCAGGTAAATCTCCTTTGATTTCTCCAAGTATTTGAGGATTGCACCCTCAGTTCAGAGCCTTTGGTTGGGTGGGATGAGGGAAGGGATAAAAAAGACGTATGTTGAAGTGCCTGCTTTCCTCTCTGACATTTACACTGCTTCTCTCTCCTCTTTGCTCTCGGCGGGAGGTGGAGGTCGTTGGGGGTGACGACGTGAATCTTGGCGCACAAAGCTGAGATGCAAAAGGTTATGTCTCCCTATTCTTGGGCCCAGTGGGGATTGTGAACTCAATAGTGCTGTGTTTTATTCAAAGGGATGTTGCCAATAGCGCAGCAGATCGATCCTCTGCGAGGGGTTTCTCTGCTGAGTCCTCGTCTCGCGCCTTCCAGGGTCTTTAACAAAAACCTGCCTCTCTGCTAGAGCTCGTGATATTTACTCCACAGCGCACAAACAATCCTGTGAGTGGGAGGAACAGAGAAAAGAGAGTGACATTATACATTAGAGAAAACGGAAAGGTAGCACGGCAAAATGAGTGTATGAAGGCAGACTGTTCTTAATTACCCCCTCTGCGTAATCATTTGGATTCATCTCCCACAGGAGACAAGACGGTCAGACCCAGAGATCCTGAATGACCGGCTCGTTCCGCAAACCTCCGTCTCCGATGCTGGGTCATTAGGTCAGATTGTGGAGTAAAGTCAAGTGCGCTGATTGATGACGGTTGGTGTAAACTCGAGAGGATGCATTATGGGCTGTTATATGCTGAAGTGTCAGCCTGTGTCACAGCTAGAGAGGCAGATGAAGATGTATGGTGACACTACAGCAAACGAGAGGTTATGAAGATACACGCTATTCAACAGTTTGCAATAATGGATGTCTAAAactagaaaaacaacaacaatacaaaacaagtttattatggtAATGCCAGCTTGTGCAAGAACCCCATGGCTAGTGACTGATAGTCCtataaacacacatttatgtgtgcgtgtgtgtgtgtgtttgtgtgtttgtgtgtgcattacTGCTTAAAAGTTTGGTCtgtacgtttaaaaaaaaaaaaagaaattaatatttttattagtgagattgcattaaattgttaaaaagtgTCCATTTCCAAtatattatgttcttttgaactttctattcagcaaagaatcctgaaaaataaactccatcacggtttccacagaaatattgtgcagcacaactgtgttcaacgttgataataatcagagatgtttcttgagcagtaaatcatcatattattctgatttctgaagatcatgtgacactgaagactggaggaatgatgctgaaaatacagcggagcatcacagaaatacattacactttaacacagattcacacagaaaactgatgCTTTagactataataatatttcacatttttactgtatttttgatcaaataaaagattCTTTGGTCAGCAGGAGAGtcttaaagaacattacaaaatgATGATATGTAGTTTACATCAGTTCAGTTTTTTTGGATATGGACTATGCTTCACATTATTATGAAATAATCAGCACAGTTTATTGGACAGCAGTCGAGACTATGAAGACAATCATCCAGCAATGCTGGCAAACTGAGCCCGACATTGCTCACATTTCCATTCATCTTGTGTGTTTAATGTTGGTGGGGCTTTGTGGTGAAGGATGCATTGAATAACAATCAAAGGATCACACCCCGCTGCTCCAGCTGCCATTTCCAGTTAGATTGAAGACCAACAGGTCATCAGACGCATTAGCATGAACAAGCAAAGCAGCGGCTGCACGAAAAGTCATCTATCACCAGAAAAACAGACCAAGAGCAGACCTTCACAGCCTTTTTCTATCCAGTAAGGGCTAAAAACACATGAGTGAAGCTTCAAGCGCTTTACTAACGTGCCTTTAAGTGACAGCTTTGTCTTTAAATGAACGGAAGAGTTTGAGCTCAAACGAGCTGTATGATGAATGAGCTGTGAATCTTTTATCAAGGATCAATTATTGCATGTGTAAACATGTGACCAGTTTAAACTAGATCTTCTCCAGTCAGTCATAGAGAGCCGGTCTGCCCACAAACAAACAGGTGCCGGGGATTATTTGGCCAATTAAAGAGGATAATGAAGTGGATTTGCTGATACAGTGCTATTGGAGACTGCAGTCCAAGAGACGGGAACTAATAAGCCTTCAGTCTGAGAGGGTGGCAAACGCTTTTAACTACTAGCAGACAGCTTCTCACATCGCCTCCAGGACATCGCTACTTTGTAACTGAACAGAACAGCGACGTTTCATCACTGTTAAGACTTTTGTCAAGTGTTTATTTCTGGGCCCTCTGTCCAGCTGGCAAGTAAAAGTTTTGAtcatttaaaggtcccgttcttcgtgatcccatgttttaaactttagttcgtgtgtaatgttgttagagtataaataatatctgtaaaattctaaagctcaaagttcaatgacaagcgagatattttatttaacagaattcacctacaaaaaacgacccatttggactacatccctctagttcctggagtaatgacgtcactaaaacagttctttgactaacctccgcccacatgaatacacaaaaagggggcgtggccttgttgcgctccgatggagaagaggaagagctgcgttcgTGTTTGTCgtcatgtcgttgaaacgctgttattttcatctctgagtccaatcatctctgtttgggcttcccagggacgctgtactttgagattaatggttacaatttatgtttaactcggttcccgaaaattataatccacatgtaaaactatgtgcagcacattttgctgaggacagcttcctcaatctcaatcagtttaatgctggattcgcacaaagattactcttgaaagatggagcagttccctctttgtctggagaaggtgttgtttatggtgTATTTAAGtgtttaagtgtattttattatttaagtcggtgcgtttaacagtttctgtaacttattacacaaagggcaacactgtttagctttgttaactagatgttagggctgtgcaaaaaaaacgaatgcgattttcatacgcatctcgttagtaaaaacactcctgtgactataaatacatctccagcacgtgcgttctagcccaatcacgtttccaggagggcagcgcgcACTCAGCTGCTgtccaatcacaacacaggaaccgctcgcccaatcagaactcattacgtatttctgaaggagggactttatagaacaaggaagtcatcagcacGTTTTTATGAcggtgaaaacagcggtatacagataggtgaattgtgtgaaaaatactgtttttttttacatgtgaaacatgaacacgttatattgcacactgtaaacaatcagagcttcaaaaaagcgcgaaaaacgggacctttaaagacCTTAGAAATTTGCATATCACGGCTTTAAAGGGTTAAGAAACAGTAAAGGAGGCTTAAATGGATTTGAagtgaagaaaaagagaaagaagagtcAAGAACTGAAGAGAGAAAGCAGAGATGTTACCCATAGGGAAAATGACCAAACtgcattgttcttttttttttttttttttttttataagactaaaaaaagaataaacaggAAAAAAGGCAGATGATCCTGAAtactatatttttaatgatatgaaTGTCACAATAAAAATACTAAGTGTCGCTCAACTTCTGTAGTTTTATGTAGTTTATTACACCGTAAATGTGGTTTCAGCGATCTGATCTAAAGTGTCTGACTGTGAGCCGATCCCTGGATGTGCACAATCCTAATCTTCACCCATCATCTTGTCAGCTCATTCTTATGCTTTTTCCTGAAACACAAGCTGTATCACAGAAGCAGAGCAATCAGGGCAAAGGGATGAGAGCTGTATGTTGAGGTCCACTGATTACTGCAGGCTCGCTCGAGGAAGCGACTCAGACTTGATTTGTTTCATCTCTGTCATTTACTTCCTGAACAAACTCTTTCTCTTCCCCTAGCCTCTCTAATGTTTTCTCTCTCTAAAGTGACTGGTGGGATTTCCGTCTGTTCCAGTGAAGCCCAGTGAACAGACGATGCAGCACTGACCCTGGATTAACATCTGACTGAAT
Proteins encoded in this window:
- the insyn1 gene encoding inhibitory synaptic factor 1; this encodes MSQSGAPAREPSETPSQREQIRSHMKMVIEQLEGILKELKDVAHELREVVGQIDKLTSDFDFDLEPDDWTVATASSTSSSERGLGEAFRLDFLSQDMLSDGWDFCNFLEASNRKAHREETSEGQGRTSLSTPRPTTASVYSQMNGGLPIPNGPRIITPDSSSEEASSSTHSQKTSRTSGTRERVRFSDKILYHALCCDDDEDEEEDDKRDCGTPDTDSEPSPLACSPVPPLSSSELPPGLYNCRETASAGPSPVKVPVVGSHTLPRKGLLNPGCRKKLLRNSSTQTVSDKSTQTVLPYVPAKQKNKDL